The Fusarium poae strain DAOMC 252244 chromosome 2, whole genome shotgun sequence nucleotide sequence ATGCCAATTTCAAGAGCCCGTCGGGCTATTCTCCAATACCACACACACTGCATGATGATATGAGAAACTTGTTATAAACGTGTTATCTCCGCGGTCCGCTGATTCCTTTTCTGGGCCACGTCGTAACCCTTGGAAGGATTGGGAGTCTTCAAGGGTATGTTTTGTTAATCAATTCGCTCTTTGAGAACGCACATGAACCAAAATCGGCATTTGAGAAATGCCTCAGATATGATATGAGACAGCCGTCCGAACCGTCATAGCCGTTTTACAAAGTAACCTTCAGCTGTATGGATGATGGATCTATGCATGGAAGGAAATCATCAAGGATCGGAACTGATACTCGGAACATGGGGAACGAAAATGGggaggaagaaagaagatcTTCAGCACTCTTGACCTGAAACTTTCGCTAAACGCCCGGCAGTCTGCATAATTGTTTGAGCTtcataattaaaattatatattttgtACATTTTTTATCTTCAAAAGTCCAGTTTGTCTCACTAGACCCTTCTCGGACGTGCTTCTATATACCAATGCCGAATACTAATTAAGGTAAGGCATGCCTTTCTTCGTGAGCCTCATTGAACCCGTTCCTCGGCCCCACCCGGCCGATGTGGAGCGGAACCGCATCTGGAGGCTTTTCCGGTCGAACCCCGATCCTCAAACTACGGTAATTTCCGTATAGCACGTTATGTACAATACCTACTAGAAAGAAAGTATACGTCACACGATAAGCACAGAGCCTCATGTCAATTCATAGCTGATCTCATTGCCATCTTTGCTTGTTGCCAAGTCCTGAATCATATCATGAGCTTCTTTCTATCACTTTCACAAGCAAAATCATTGTAGTTTCACATGGCCGTAGAGTTCTTGTTCGGCTACGCCGAAGTCTATGTCTAAATCTTTGAATTATGGGACCGTGATGGAGCCTCACGAAATTCTCAATGTCAGTTCATCTTGAAATCCGGGATTCGGGTTTGATGTTAAATCCCTGTCAACAGCACAAGCCTCACTCAAGTATTTTCAGCTGCCATTCACCCTCCCACGAACCAATGACAAGAGAGTCCACTGAAGACACTACGTACGTAGAATCTTCCCAACCCCTGAGCGTTTTTCAAACTCCGATTCTTCTCCAGCTCTGCCCGACATATGGGTACTGTCTCGCAGGTGTACATACATATTGTATATATCGCAACATGAGAGTGGATCCCGATGAGTGAGCAACTTCGTTCTATCAGCTCCTGGATTGTTTACATGGATGTAACTAGTGGCCTCGCCAGGGAATCAGTCGAGCTCAGGCGTTACAGCCCAGCTGGGGCCACGGGGTTGTCGTGGATCGAGATTTTTTCAGAGCCGAGCCTGTGACAGTCTTGTGATAGTATTCTAGAATGCCATATCCTCGGTTAAGCATCAGTTTCTTCTGCTGTCAAGAACTAAATCCATGTTCTGATCTCCACAGTCGATGTAGTGGATTCATAGGCCCGTCGTCGAGAAGTAACTGATACAAGGAAAAGCTTCCCGCCCCGCCCGACATTGCCCTTCGTTAGGacatcagaaaaattggccgttGGAAgaataagggacgaaattagcaggtcagtttatgctccttagttCAGACTTCTTAGACCGTTTATGCTTATATCCTAAAGCTtggaggccaacttttctggtaCCCTCTAGCCCTTATGCTCCTTCACGATATCAAGCAGCCGGTCACGACTCTCCTTTGTTATACATCATTATACATGATGAGACGGGGATGTTCTTGCTCACAAACAGCCCATGTCCACGCGGCACTCGGCAAATAATTCATGAGAACTGCAGCTTTGTGGCCGTAAGATGCAGGTTCGAAGAGGACAGGATCATGCCGGCGTACTTTCTCCACGGCATCGGCTGTGGTCAATGCGAGGAAATGTTGCCGTTTAGCTCCTTGAGGAAGCACCCTGTTTCGAGTCAGTTGATCCTGGATCCAAGATATTATCGGAATAGTTGTGGTAGGGTAAAGGGAAAACATACAGTGCGTTCCCAAAGATTCCATGACACAAGGACGGCTCCTTCGTTAGCAGGCCGTGTCTCCAGGTTATGCTCTGCCCTTTTTCGATGGCCGAGTCGATACGGCTTTGAAGTTCAGGATAATACGGACGCAAGGATTGTAGCGAATACAAGAAACCAGGAGCACCATGGCACCACTGAACTAGGCTTGCACTCTTGCCCTCCTTAAGACTTCGCACACTTGACGGCCAATTTCCGTCCGGTAGCTGAAGCTCGAGCAACTTCTCTAGGCGTCGGGCGAGTTGTGGAGCGAGCGATGGATTCGAGAGAACAACCTGTGTAATGATACCAATATCACCATGAGCTGTGCCGAAATACCGTTTTCCATGCCACTCCCAGTTTCCTCGTCCGTCATCATCCGTGGACATGATTCTCTCGGTCAGTCGTCGAAGTGGAGACTCGATAAGAGTCTCACTCCTCGGCATCCAATGTTTTACCATGCGCAGCAAGTACAAGGCACCTGCTCTTCCGTATGCTATCTCTGATGGAAATGCATCTTCCTGAGGGCTCGTGTATGGGCCAAGAAGTATGGGCATGTTGCTTAAGAACTCTATCAAGTGATCTTCGTCCTTCGTCACACATGCTCTTACTGCCTGGAATGATAGCTTTTCGGACGATATGCCGCAGTTACCCTTCTCCAATACAAGTTTCCCTCGGTCTCCTTCGAGATATCTTTGCGCCCATGATATCAGTTTCTGACCTGATATCTGCAGATCTGGATACAGCCCTGAGAGCTGAAGAAACAGGTAGGCAAGGCCGGTGTACCCGGTGAAGAGACCACCGAGGTGGCGTTCATGGTACACTTTGCGGGGCGGTGTGTGTCGGACGACCAGCTCGAGAGCATACGTTAGCAGTTCTTTGGGATCTGAGCCTAGGCTCTGAGCTGGGAGGTTATTCGCGATGTATCGTTGAGCCATGATTATGGTGTTGATGTAAGCATTCGTCACGTTGGGATAGAGGCTATAAAGAAGGCTTTCGAGTTGCCATTGTTTAAATGAGGTTGTCATCAAGGTTGGGCTCGTCGCGACATTATAAGCGTTGTCTTCTGTGACGCATACCTTTGATCTTTCAGGGGATGATCAGCGATTTGTTAGACAACTGGAGGAGGGGGCGGCGAAGCTCACGCGACATAACCTACTACAAGTGTGACAAGAGGTTCTTTCAGGAGCGTAGGGCTCGTAGGGCAGACTTGAAACTGATCTGCCTTGTTTCAAGGCCAGTCTGCTTACAACTCAAGACAAATAGACGTCAGTGTTGGTTGGAGTCTTATAAGAGCTCCCACGATCTGAGGGCCGATGGTGGGTCATGAGCTCCCCGGCGATGTGGGTCTATGGGATGTTTTGTCCGGCGATCTGCAAATTGACGTTGTAACTGGTGACTTTAGAAGCTCAGCCTAATATTGAGAAAAATGATTTAGAACACAATCGAAAGCGCGTGATTTTCCTTTGGCACAGTAATTGGGGGGACAATTGAGGTTGATGAAATTGTCATATCAAAAGTTGTCAATCAGCGTAACAAATGCATCATTGCGACGATTTAAGGTAGCCCCACTTGTCCCTTAGTTACCCCGCGAGCTACTGTAAGTTAATGACGACATCGATGGGAGCTTTCTTTCCTCCCTTGAGCTTGGAATGGAAAGCCTGTGATTGCCAGCCTCGCTGTgataataaaaaaacagAGAAGCCGATAGCTCGTTTGCCTTTTTCATTCTACAACATCACCGTTGTTGAAACTGTTTATCACAACGCATTACGAAACCCATATCGCAGATCACGTCCTCACACTAACAACCTACCATGTCTGATACAGCTGAAGCTTCGGGAGTTGACCACCAGCAGCAACCCTCTCAACGCAACAGAGTGGTCGACACTGTGAACGAGAAAGCTCAAGAGGTCTTGTAAGATTTAACGCCAACTATATACTTCACTTTCCTCCAGCTAACAGTTTCAACTAGCAAGGAGGACTACGCTCAGGCTAGGGAACATGTCACTAATGCTGCCAAGAGCAGATCCTACCTCTACCCGATTAAGGTATGAAAATCACAGGGAATAGAGCTCCACGGTAATTATTTGCTAACACATCGTGTCGCTTGTAGGGTATCTTCTACTTCCTCTCCCATCGCTCGCTTTGGAAGCCCTTCATCTCCAAACTCGGTCCTCTGGTCCTTCTCTCTACTGGCGTAATCGGCGGCATGTTCTTCTTTACATACCTGCCTCAACTCGCTATCCTCTTCTTCGTAAACGGTCCTATTGCACCATTCTCGACGGTTCTTCTGGTTCTGAATGAGAGCACTaccatcatcaacctcgtaTCACGCAACTACCTTCTCCAAGATTCGCTGTTGGATGTCTTCGATGGTACCCTTCTGGCTCGTGGAGATACCAAGATTGTGAGCGAGGGACGTGAGGTCAAGTCAGGAGGAGATCCAATGCAGAAGCTGGGTAAAATCATCAAGAGCCCCTTCGAGAAGTTCAGTCCAAAGGCTATTATCCGATACATCATGTATTTGCCTCTCAACGCCATCCCAGTCGTCGGCACTGTGATTTTCATTCTCATTCAAGGTGGGAATTTGACTCTCCTATATGTTTTGCTCCGCTAATTCAAAGCAGGTCGCACCCGAGGAAAGGGAGTTCATGGCCGAGTAAGCGACATGCCTGAACATCTTCACAACTTCGCTAACATTTATCTAGTACTTTCAACTCAAGCGATGGTCGGagcccaagaaggaggaCTGGCTTACAAAGAATGTCGGGCCTTACACTGCGTATGTAACTCATTCATCTTTTTTGACCATCTACTTGGTGGCCAATCGCACATTATGGTTCTAAATCAGCTAACCCACGTTTTCTAGGTTTGGACTGGTTGCTACGCTCCTTGAGATGATTCCCGTTGCTTCAATGTTCTTCACTTTCAGCAACACAGGTAAGCTATTTTCACACCGACATTCTACATGAATGAACTAACATCAACAAGTTGGCGCTGCTCTATGGGCTGCTGATATCGAAGACAAGAACACTTCCATGACTGACGGGACCGCCCCAAGTCTGCGGGAAACCGCTGAAAAGGCCGAGTAAAAGACATGAGTCTTTGTACAACACTTAAGCCTCAAGGCCACGCAACATTCAGTATCTGCGAAACAGTTAAACAAAACATGGTCAGGTGTCAAGTAATACAAATTTGTTTTTAGTTTGTTACGTGGAAGTTCAAAAGAGGAAGGGGTTGCTGTCGTTGCTGCCCTACCCGGGAGTTCTAGGAAACACATTCCTGACAATGGAAGGCAGGCCCCAGGGTATCAGAGAATTAATCGCTaaaagcataagagatgaaattaggaggtcagtttatgctccttagataGGCTATAGTTTTTATGCTAGGTACTTAGGTTTTATTGTACCTTAGGACTCcggaggccaacttttctgttgCCTACAAGGCAGGAAGGTCCCTGGTCGTCAGCTCGGCTATATTGGAAGGAGCTGTTAATCGTGAGAGCAAATTGCAACTCTTTGTTATGTCTTGGTTTCTTTTATTTCACAAAACTCTCTCCGTCTCGATCTGTCTCATTTTCACATCAACACACGCTTCGCAACTATGTCCTGATTGGATCCTTTGCCTGTGATTTGTCGATGTGTGTTGGCGCTCCTATGTCCACTtccttgaagaagaaagatgaaACTTAATACACTGACAGTTCATGCTATAGTGTTGACCGTGACTCCGGCACCCCGATACAATGTTGGCGATCTTTCAACTTCAAGAATAAGCGCTACTCGTAACAAGTTTTGATGCAGCCAGGACCATTATAACAGGCTGTGTCTCCAACGTGACCTGACGGCAAACTACATCTCGCCTCGTTGCCGAAGCTAGTTACACGCACTACAACTGCACGGACAGCATATCGCTTTTGGTACTCTGGGCCCTGAACCGTGGAACCTTGAACAAACATGTCCTAGCCCACAATAGCTGAAGGCTCGACATTCTTTGTGTTTCATCGCTTTGCCTGTCCAATACCTCTGTCACAATCCTCCCTGACGCAAAATAGACTTGAAGAGATACGCCAGCTCAAAGACAGTTTGCCCCTATAGTCGAGCAATTTCTATTGCGCTTCGGTATTAAGCTGGTTTTATGGAAAGAGACAACCACTAAGCACACTCTCCTACCGGGTTCACACGTCTCGGACTCTGATACGTCGTGACGCTGTTCTCTGTATGGCAAGAACATTCTGGCCATACAAGCGAAGGAATTGCATCAGAATGTTCTATTCTGTTCCACTCTATATAAAGGAAACACTTCAAAATGAAGGATGGCTTGTGAGATGGCTTGGAAACAATCATCGCTTGATGAAGCGAAGGGAGCAGTGGCAAGAGTCGACACCTGCAGGTAAGCGGATGCGGAGAACCGAACTGAAATGTTATTCTCCGAAGTTACGAACAGCGTAACGACCATGACTTCGAGGCTATCCTTACAGCCTGTCAATCTCACGACTATCGTCACGGCATATGAAGGCGGGACGATGCGTTGGTCCAGGAGACCGGGTCCGCTCCTATCGGATAGATGGcaaacaatcaatcaatctcagaAATGTCCCATGGGTTGGTACAAAAGGAATTCTTGCTTAGGTAGCCGAGAATATCACCGTGCCACCAAGTACTGATCAAGCTGAGGAAACATGCCTTCAGATTCACCAATACAAAGATCCCGGGCCAGATGACTGTAACATATTCGATTTGGAAACGCAATTTGTACGCTCATGCTGTGGCAAGCTCTTGGGGGCGAGCTAAAGATTACTCGAGCTGCCCGTAAAGATCCTCGAGTGCCCCTTTTGCCTGACACTGGCAAGCACTGCGTGACAGCTGGCACCGGTGCACATCTCATATCTTCCACGTTGTTTATCATTCGGCTACGCACTCGCTTTCTAACGCGTGCTaggctttctttttctctctcctcttttcCACCGCGCCTTTCATTTCTCTCGCTTCGCGGTTTTATTCttgccttcttctcatcatcgtGAGAGAGCACCAAGGGAATAATCCTCAACAAGTCAACTACCGCTCGTTTATTTTTACGCCTTACTTTACATTCGGCTCACACACTCGTTTATTTTCCTTAATACTCTCACCAACTAATTTCACTCGTTTCGCGTGCGGTAAGGCTTCCCTTTTCTGTGTTCTTCGGGTATGTGTATGTGATCTTGTATACTGACAACAGCACCTGCAGGACTCCcgcatcttcatcatgaggCCACCAAAGATTTCTTTGATTACCATTCTGTCGGTATTCCTGCTGTTCTCTTGCCTTCTTGGCAGTGCGGCCGGATCTTCTCGTCAGCAGCGCCAAGGTCGTCACCGAGTTTTGCGTAGCGACCGTTTCATGGAGGCTCGCCAGCCTAGTGATGACTATGGCCCCCCTCCTCAATACTACACGGGAGAGCCTGCTATCCCCAGTGAGATGACCTCCTGTGAGTGCTTTGGTGCAGGCATCTCTGCATAAGCTAACGCTCCTAGATTCTACTTCCAAAGAAACCACAACAACGGATATTGGTACTGAATCCTCTGAGGCTAGTATGACCTCTCAGTCGCATGCATCCCCTGGAAACCATACTATTTCTCGCGGAATCTCCACTCCTTCTTTGTCTACTGAGTTGGATACCAGCTCCGCTGTGCCGTCTGTTGCTTCAAGTGCCAAGGCTGGCAGTACAACTAGCTCCGAGGCCCTGACATCCGCTAGTACCACAGCTTCTGGATCATCTCGTGTAACTGGAACTTCTGGGGATGAGGCTTCTGCAACCGCAGGTGGCCAGATGTCTTCTTTTTGGAACAACAGCACTTCACTTATCAGAACTAGTCCCTCTGAGGTCACAAATCGTGATTCCGATTCCATCAGCACGGCTGGAACTGCCTCTTGGGAGACGGAACTCTCCTCCACGGGTATTTTGCCCGTCACAGTTTCCAGCCTCCTGACCCTAACAGAGACAACCACAGAGGTCATCTCCCTCACAGATACTGCCTTAAGTCTCGAGGTTTCAGGTAATACCAACATGACAGCCAGAACTTCTTCTACTGCTGAGGCCGAGTCACTCTCGGTAGTCTTTGCGTCGACTTCACTGGAGGAAAGCTCACTAATGACTGCCTTCACCACGACTACAACAAGGATTCTGAATACCACGGTGACAGTCACAGATGGGGTAGAATCCACCGGACGGACACTATCGTCCACGACCTACCTCACACCGATCAATGGTTCTTCGAGTGCTGCTACCTCGGTTGGGTTTGTATCAGACGTCTCATCGCAAACTACTACTCGTGGTTTGACAACAATTGGAATCTCAGGTCCTGAGTCCACGCAAAAGACGTCTCTTGTCACCAGTGCTCCCCTCAATAGAACTGTCATTGTTACTACAACTACTTACCTGACTTCAACACTTGAGACTGCTACTCTCTCCACTGACTTTTCCAACCAGTCCGGTAGCTCCTCTACACCGAACGGAAGTCTTGTGGGTTCCGGATCAGATATCACTACAGTCACCATTCAAACATCTTCAGACATCTCAGTTGCATCCAGCGCTTTGCCAGTCAACGCGACGTCGAGTGCAGTCGCCAACTCGCTTACAACTACAACAGTCTCAGAAACTTCGTTCATTACTATCGTCCCTGGCGGTGTTTCTCCATCAGGCAGTATCACAAGTATGACTAGTGGCTCTGTTTCGGCATCTACCTCTTCGCTTTTCAACTCTTCAATGACCCGTATGGAAACTCCATCTTCCCAAGAGACGAGCTTGTTGTTCGATTGGCCCACTTCAACATTAGTCGAGTCACATCATTCCATGCCTACTCTGGGACTTCCCCCAGTATCTTTCACAAGTTTTTCGTTTTCGATCGTCACCACTCCCATGACTCCGCCTAGCGTGGTAACTGGTTCAACGTCACCATCTTTTGAAAACGTAACAGTGATAAGGTCTACGTGGACTTCTACCATCACGACTAGCCTCGGGCCAACTGGTTTGACTTCTGCCAATCTTACGGCTGCTCATACCAGTAGTGGTTACAACTTTTCCAAGACCATAGAATCTGAGATGAGTTCAGTTGGGTCTTTGTCTACATCTGCGAACAATCTTACAGACATAAGTACCTCCATCATTACCAGGCAACCTACCAATCTGCCCTTCCCGAGCAATACCTCCAGTGGATGGAATTCAACAGTGTCTTCGACATTACTGACTGGTTCTACCAAGACCATCAACTCTCAAGGCCCGCAAACCTCGCTGTCCACAGCCGGTTCAGGCTTGAATGCCACTGCTCCGTATGCCAACTCAACTTCGACTACGAATTCCGCAACGTACTCTCCACCATTTGGGAACGTGACCTCTTCTAGGCTGGCCGTCACAACTTACCGCTCATGGAACGCTACCAACACCGCTCAAGGGCCTTTCAACTCTACTGTTCAAACCGCCACTAACGGTTTGAACGGGACGGCGACTGTTACACCTTTCCCAACTACAGATCATGTTACTCTCACTACTATATCTGGCAGTGTCCTGACCAAAACGTACA carries:
- a CDS encoding hypothetical protein (TransMembrane:4 (i74-95o101-121i193-213o248-270i)~BUSCO:39704at5125) — translated: MSDTAEASGVDHQQQPSQRNRVVDTVNEKAQEVFKEDYAQAREHVTNAAKSRSYLYPIKGIFYFLSHRSLWKPFISKLGPLVLLSTGVIGGMFFFTYLPQLAILFFVNGPIAPFSTVLLVLNESTTIINLVSRNYLLQDSLLDVFDGTLLARGDTKIVSEGREVKSGGDPMQKLGKIIKSPFEKFSPKAIIRYIMYLPLNAIPVVGTVIFILIQGRTRGKGVHGRYFQLKRWSEPKKEDWLTKNVGPYTAFGLVATLLEMIPVASMFFTFSNTVGAALWAADIEDKNTSMTDGTAPSLRETAEKAE
- a CDS encoding hypothetical protein (SECRETED:SignalP(1-27)), producing MRPPKISLITILSVFLLFSCLLGSAAGSSRQQRQGRHRVLRSDRFMEARQPSDDYGPPPQYYTGEPAIPSEMTSYSTSKETTTTDIGTESSEASMTSQSHASPGNHTISRGISTPSLSTELDTSSAVPSVASSAKAGSTTSSEALTSASTTASGSSRVTGTSGDEASATAGGQMSSFWNNSTSLIRTSPSEVTNRDSDSISTAGTASWETELSSTGILPVTVSSLLTLTETTTEVISLTDTALSLEVSGNTNMTARTSSTAEAESLSVVFASTSLEESSLMTAFTTTTTRILNTTVTVTDGVESTGRTLSSTTYLTPINGSSSAATSVGFVSDVSSQTTTRGLTTIGISGPESTQKTSLVTSAPLNRTVIVTTTTYLTSTLETATLSTDFSNQSGSSSTPNGSLVGSGSDITTVTIQTSSDISVASSALPVNATSSAVANSLTTTTVSETSFITIVPGGVSPSGSITSMTSGSVSASTSSLFNSSMTRMETPSSQETSLLFDWPTSTLVESHHSMPTLGLPPVSFTSFSFSIVTTPMTPPSVVTGSTSPSFENVTVIRSTWTSTITTSLGPTGLTSANLTAAHTSSGYNFSKTIESEMSSVGSLSTSANNLTDISTSIITRQPTNLPFPSNTSSGWNSTVSSTLLTGSTKTINSQGPQTSLSTAGSGLNATAPYANSTSTTNSATYSPPFGNVTSSRLAVTTYRSWNATNTAQGPFNSTVQTATNGLNGTATVTPFPTTDHVTLTTISGSVLTKTYTDILVSIITPTDPAFWTSLNTTGWTMRTITSTPGMFSTPYKESTSTSEQKYHTSNATRPFVSASGTNAPLFPSSNSTATATITFSSIVSWTPDPEPWTTWSTWDLTRKPGFVTSIGLPRVTTRNLSSEASESTLYTRTTTLFVTPTMAEPTESRVVTGNLSSKASGSTSYSRTTTVVLTTTLAEPSTSLSKLQNSTDDASSSISYTSTTTLLLTTTLGEPSTSRLSNAAITSTASIWMNTTLVSVQSSETSTSLSEVSATFLTTGSAKGIATSAENSALTPFPVMNSTLSQVTSLAIDTMTTTHTSDRPAGAATPCESSSTTSSTCTESLDYSPYGSSSAGSPTTDCSTGHSTASYKTAHWSNMTETFGAKGTSTNESLTTFKTVTTVRAEESHSVWDDYPTPTDRVIPSEVVPADPNFPWGNDSPIHRHQNMSDVGIGLDGGGVSKRIDWRLRWENVKDKINSLWHGQTLESED